In Aureibaculum algae, the following are encoded in one genomic region:
- a CDS encoding aldo/keto reductase has translation MMHFKNNLGLGTAAIGRPLYINLKQDASEEAFSLPKFKEKGLEMLENAYTNGVRYFDTSPGYGIAEELMVGWLKEKNDPSIIVSTKWGYTYVANFDPNAKEHEVKEHSLANLNKQWEYSKQLLPYLKVYQIHSATLDTGVLENTEVLKRLHTLKKEYNITIGLTTTGDNQTEVLEKALAIRVENEYLFQSFQCTYNVLDQSVSIYREALQKRSGPFIIKEALANGRLIPNDNYSNYNVLYHFMQRLAKEYEVGADAIALRYCMDVFPHAMVLSGANNDIHLKSNLKANQFSLTALEMEQLEAFGVSSNAYWKERKQLKWN, from the coding sequence ATGATGCATTTTAAAAACAACTTGGGTTTAGGCACAGCGGCTATCGGCAGGCCATTATACATTAACCTTAAACAAGATGCTAGTGAAGAAGCATTTTCATTGCCAAAATTCAAAGAAAAGGGGCTAGAGATGTTAGAAAATGCCTATACAAATGGTGTTCGTTATTTTGATACTTCTCCTGGGTATGGCATAGCCGAAGAATTAATGGTAGGCTGGTTAAAAGAAAAGAACGATCCTAGTATAATTGTTTCTACCAAATGGGGGTATACCTACGTGGCCAATTTTGATCCAAATGCAAAAGAGCATGAGGTTAAAGAGCATTCTTTAGCTAATTTGAACAAACAATGGGAATATTCAAAACAATTACTACCCTATCTAAAAGTTTATCAAATACATTCGGCAACGCTTGATACGGGTGTTCTAGAAAATACAGAAGTTTTAAAGCGATTACACACCTTAAAAAAGGAATATAATATCACCATTGGTTTAACCACCACAGGAGATAATCAAACTGAAGTTTTGGAAAAAGCATTGGCCATTCGAGTAGAGAATGAATACTTGTTTCAATCCTTTCAGTGTACTTATAATGTGCTAGACCAAAGTGTATCGATATATAGGGAAGCATTGCAAAAGCGATCGGGACCCTTTATTATTAAGGAAGCGTTGGCAAATGGTCGATTGATACCAAATGATAACTATTCAAATTATAATGTGCTATACCATTTTATGCAACGTTTGGCCAAGGAATATGAGGTAGGTGCTGATGCTATTGCCTTGCGGTATTGTATGGATGTTTTTCCACATGCAATGGTTTTAAGCGGTGCCAACAATGACATTCATTTGAAGAGCAATTTAAAGGCAAATCAATTTTCACTGACAGCTTTAGAAATGGAGCAATTAGAAGCCTTTGGAGTTTCAAGTAATGCGTATTGGAAAGAAAGAAAACAATTGAAATGGAATTAA
- a CDS encoding beta-N-acetylhexosaminidase, translating to MKKFIFKSALLLLCISCAEKNKTFTINEIAIIPKPDTIELAAESFAFKDGQQIVTNTTVQQIAANDLILFVKSTADFNLTINENSGSIYLEKTEGLPAEGYELIVTPKKIIIKANDQAGYFYGVQTLKQLLSKEVSAETNTTKYLIPSLTVKDSPRFKWRAYMLDESRYFHGEEFVKEILDQMALLKMNTFHWHLVDDAGWRVEIKKYPLLTKVGGFRTDSEIGTWKSGKTSGEPHGGFYTQEQIKSIVAYAATKNINVVPEIEMPGHSSAAIAAYTWLGTADIDIDVPIKFGRLYDNYDVTNPKVIKFLKDVLTEVFEMFPSEVIHIGGDEVGYKVWEDSKHVQAYMKENNINSPADLQIQFTNTISKFIEENGRRMMGWNEIMGKNIHKGFEEKKNDKEAETALAKNVVVHFWKGDVALATDAAKKGYGIVNSLHSNTYLDYNYEGISLEKAYGFNPIPEGLEEQYHKNIYGLGCQMWSEWTPTNKDVERQTFPRIAAYAEVGWTALENKDFESFKIALKKMQLHWESLGINYAKVLE from the coding sequence ATGAAGAAATTTATTTTTAAATCCGCTCTACTCCTACTATGTATTAGTTGTGCTGAAAAAAACAAAACTTTTACTATCAATGAAATAGCAATAATACCAAAACCAGATACTATAGAATTGGCAGCCGAATCTTTTGCGTTTAAAGATGGGCAGCAAATTGTAACCAATACCACAGTCCAACAAATTGCGGCAAATGACCTTATCCTTTTTGTAAAATCAACAGCTGATTTTAATTTAACTATTAACGAAAATTCAGGTTCTATCTATTTAGAAAAAACAGAAGGTTTACCTGCTGAAGGATATGAACTCATAGTGACTCCAAAAAAAATAATCATTAAAGCCAACGACCAAGCAGGTTATTTTTATGGTGTACAAACCTTGAAGCAATTGCTAAGCAAAGAAGTATCAGCAGAAACGAATACAACCAAATACTTAATACCATCGCTTACTGTAAAGGATAGTCCTCGGTTTAAATGGCGTGCATATATGTTAGATGAATCGCGTTATTTTCACGGCGAAGAATTTGTTAAAGAGATACTAGATCAAATGGCATTATTAAAGATGAACACTTTTCATTGGCATTTAGTAGACGATGCTGGTTGGCGTGTTGAAATTAAGAAATACCCTTTATTAACTAAAGTTGGTGGCTTTCGTACAGACTCAGAAATAGGCACTTGGAAAAGTGGAAAAACTTCGGGAGAACCTCATGGAGGCTTCTATACGCAAGAGCAAATTAAAAGTATTGTAGCCTATGCTGCTACAAAAAATATAAATGTGGTACCTGAAATAGAAATGCCAGGACATTCAAGTGCAGCTATTGCGGCTTATACGTGGTTGGGAACGGCCGATATTGATATAGATGTACCTATAAAATTTGGTAGATTATATGATAATTACGATGTGACCAACCCAAAAGTAATCAAATTTTTAAAAGACGTTTTAACGGAAGTCTTTGAAATGTTTCCTTCTGAAGTCATTCATATAGGCGGTGATGAAGTTGGGTATAAAGTTTGGGAAGATTCAAAACATGTACAAGCGTATATGAAAGAGAATAACATTAATTCACCTGCCGATTTACAAATACAGTTTACGAATACCATTTCAAAGTTTATTGAAGAAAACGGACGAAGAATGATGGGATGGAACGAAATTATGGGTAAAAATATCCACAAGGGTTTTGAAGAAAAAAAGAATGATAAAGAGGCTGAGACCGCATTAGCTAAAAATGTGGTAGTCCATTTCTGGAAAGGCGATGTAGCATTAGCTACAGACGCAGCTAAAAAAGGATATGGCATTGTAAATTCATTACATAGCAATACCTATTTAGATTATAATTATGAAGGAATCAGTTTAGAAAAAGCCTATGGTTTTAATCCCATTCCCGAAGGTTTAGAAGAGCAATACCACAAAAACATTTATGGCTTAGGATGTCAAATGTGGAGTGAATGGACACCTACAAATAAGGATGTTGAAAGACAGACTTTCCCGAGAATTGCTGCCTATGCCGAAGTGGGTTGGACTGCCTTGGAAAACAAAGATTTTGAAAGCTTTAAAATAGCACTAAAAAAAATGCAGTTGCATTGGGAAAGTTTAGGTATTAATTATGCTAAAGTGTTGGAATAA
- a CDS encoding OmpA family protein produces MNKLLKSVLLLFVFAFAFTLTAQDKSQDKDEPLDRNYFQISPRFGYDFPTYNNDTPYIDYEGGLDLGLSLDYYWTWYGVGVDFDYIMNQPKSTYKTDNIFETDLSTPINTFSLSEDKITRMFYGIGPNFQYRTKSGKFTAELNTRFGLANIDGGRTYLEGSSGRFTHPLNFHAGYKDSGVLTYKGQVRFTYYISKHLGINAGAYYMNHMDVEELSEGGRSAMYQPIFVARDKNDQPVNTLEAEPIMRTTPSKHDISSYGAFVGVTLKLGKTKKKEEECELCSETCKINITAKDKFTGQLLANTEIVLEDLTGTVIQTGTTNEFGEVVFKDVAPEDYVLKGKLHDIELQAEKIVKTDFEACLKNNRLGVEKVIWYTDENYILKGNVVECSQAEGIQGVAIKVRDKINAGEKNTISDEKGDFLVHLKQVSTYALNGKKDGYYSNEVEVKTAAYNRNKTLFIEFEMCIDPCGKAINLENINFDLDKAEILSESLPDLRRIVKLMKDNPTIHVELSSHTDSQGGDAYNKRLSQRRADATVAYIVTLGIAKERLKARGAGESELKNKKCIDNVPCSDDEHKINRRTEFKVICN; encoded by the coding sequence ATGAACAAATTATTAAAATCAGTACTATTATTATTCGTATTTGCATTCGCATTTACACTAACAGCTCAAGACAAATCTCAAGACAAAGACGAACCCTTAGATCGCAATTATTTTCAAATTAGTCCCAGATTTGGTTACGATTTTCCAACCTATAACAATGATACACCTTATATAGATTATGAAGGTGGTTTAGATTTAGGTCTGTCTTTAGATTATTACTGGACTTGGTATGGTGTAGGTGTAGATTTTGACTATATCATGAACCAACCTAAAAGTACGTATAAAACAGATAATATTTTTGAAACCGATTTAAGTACACCCATAAACACCTTCAGTTTAAGTGAAGATAAAATTACACGAATGTTTTATGGTATTGGTCCCAACTTTCAATACAGAACAAAATCAGGAAAGTTTACGGCGGAATTAAATACCCGTTTCGGATTGGCCAATATTGATGGCGGTAGAACGTATTTAGAAGGGTCATCGGGTAGATTTACCCATCCCTTAAATTTTCATGCAGGTTATAAAGATTCTGGAGTACTTACCTATAAAGGACAGGTTCGTTTTACCTATTATATTTCCAAACATTTGGGAATCAATGCAGGTGCTTATTATATGAATCATATGGATGTTGAAGAATTAAGTGAAGGAGGACGCTCTGCAATGTATCAACCTATATTTGTTGCCAGAGATAAAAACGATCAACCTGTAAATACTTTAGAAGCAGAACCTATTATGAGAACAACACCTTCTAAACATGATATTTCATCATACGGAGCGTTTGTGGGGGTTACCTTAAAATTAGGCAAGACGAAAAAGAAAGAAGAAGAATGTGAATTGTGCTCAGAAACCTGTAAAATTAACATTACAGCTAAGGATAAATTTACAGGTCAATTATTAGCGAATACAGAAATTGTTTTGGAAGATTTAACGGGTACTGTTATACAGACAGGAACAACTAATGAATTTGGAGAAGTGGTTTTTAAAGATGTTGCACCTGAAGATTATGTTTTAAAAGGAAAATTACATGATATTGAGTTACAAGCTGAGAAAATAGTTAAAACGGACTTTGAGGCCTGTTTAAAAAACAATCGTTTGGGTGTAGAAAAAGTCATTTGGTATACAGATGAAAATTATATTTTAAAAGGAAATGTAGTAGAATGTAGTCAAGCAGAAGGCATACAAGGTGTCGCAATTAAAGTTAGAGATAAGATAAATGCAGGGGAAAAGAATACCATTTCTGATGAAAAAGGAGATTTCTTGGTGCATCTAAAACAAGTCTCTACCTATGCTTTAAACGGTAAAAAAGATGGGTATTACTCAAACGAAGTAGAAGTGAAAACGGCTGCGTATAATAGAAATAAGACACTGTTTATAGAATTTGAAATGTGTATTGACCCTTGTGGTAAAGCTATAAACCTGGAAAATATTAATTTCGATTTAGATAAAGCTGAAATTTTATCAGAGTCATTGCCAGATTTACGACGTATTGTAAAATTGATGAAAGACAATCCTACTATTCATGTAGAGCTGTCGTCACATACTGATAGTCAAGGAGGCGATGCATATAATAAAAGATTATCACAACGTCGTGCAGATGCTACGGTTGCTTATATTGTAACGCTAGGTATTGCAAAAGAACGGTTAAAAGCAAGAGGAGCAGGGGAGAGTGAGCTTAAAAACAAAAAGTGTATTGACAATGTACCTTGTTCAGATGATGAGCATAAAATTAATCGTAGAACGGAATTTAAAGTAATTTGTAACTAA
- a CDS encoding glycoside hydrolase family 43 protein: MKTFKSIKLAIFGLFFCLNTFGQSAPKTFENPILSGYHPDPSICRVGDDYYLVNSTFVWFPGIPVYHSKDLVNWKLIGHVIDRPEQMDFTGLPDKLGVFAPTIRYHDGLFYVINTCVGCGMNFYVTATNPAGPWSDPNWLPEASGIDPSLMWDDDGTCYYTGMVGVEDPQWKDQSVIYNQKLDLEQKKLVGERHELTFGHANNASYSEGPHLYNINGKYLLMISEGGTGLFHALTVHHSDSINGPYIADYINPVLTHRNLGLDYPLHAIGHGDLVQTQHGDWWSVMLGKRNIDRITILSRETFLAKVEFEGQTPIFNPGYGKVRMEQTRPNLPWTPVEKDPINDQFEGDSLALKWYTIRTPKEPFYSLKDGELKLKLRKAIMDSLVNSSILVQRIEHHKFEAVTKMSFKTSKANEQAGLTIYRTNENHYTLLKDKTSLVLLKTFMGKKTEVTRIPYKPKEVYLKVKANDLEVQFSYGASMESLQPIGDKQSLIVIADGQGNAMFNGPGIGVYATSNGKKSNNNAVFDWFTYEEK; encoded by the coding sequence ATGAAGACCTTTAAATCTATAAAACTAGCTATTTTCGGATTGTTTTTTTGTTTAAATACTTTTGGACAATCAGCACCAAAGACTTTTGAAAATCCCATCTTATCGGGCTATCATCCTGATCCATCTATTTGTAGAGTAGGCGACGATTATTATTTGGTAAATTCTACTTTTGTTTGGTTTCCAGGCATCCCCGTTTACCATAGCAAAGATTTAGTAAATTGGAAATTAATAGGTCATGTAATTGATCGTCCAGAACAAATGGATTTCACGGGATTACCTGATAAACTTGGGGTATTTGCCCCAACAATCAGATATCACGATGGGCTATTTTATGTTATAAATACCTGTGTAGGTTGTGGTATGAATTTTTATGTTACCGCAACCAATCCGGCAGGTCCATGGTCAGATCCTAATTGGTTGCCTGAAGCTTCTGGTATTGATCCATCATTAATGTGGGATGACGATGGAACATGCTATTATACGGGAATGGTTGGTGTAGAAGACCCACAGTGGAAAGATCAATCTGTCATTTACAATCAGAAATTAGATTTAGAGCAAAAAAAACTGGTGGGTGAGCGACACGAACTAACGTTTGGACACGCAAATAATGCTTCGTATTCTGAAGGTCCACATTTGTACAACATCAATGGAAAATATCTATTGATGATTTCAGAGGGTGGTACCGGTTTGTTTCATGCCTTAACGGTTCATCATAGTGATTCTATAAATGGACCATATATAGCAGATTATATAAATCCGGTACTTACACATCGTAATTTGGGTTTAGATTATCCATTACATGCCATAGGACATGGTGATTTGGTACAAACGCAACATGGCGATTGGTGGTCTGTTATGTTGGGTAAACGCAATATTGATAGAATAACCATACTGAGTAGAGAGACGTTTTTAGCCAAGGTAGAATTTGAAGGTCAAACTCCTATTTTTAATCCAGGTTATGGAAAAGTTCGAATGGAACAAACACGTCCCAATTTACCATGGACACCCGTTGAAAAAGATCCTATCAACGACCAATTTGAGGGTGACAGCTTAGCACTTAAATGGTACACTATTCGCACGCCTAAAGAACCTTTTTACAGCTTGAAGGATGGGGAGCTCAAATTGAAACTACGCAAAGCGATAATGGACAGCTTGGTAAATTCATCCATTCTAGTACAACGAATAGAACATCACAAGTTTGAAGCTGTAACAAAAATGAGCTTTAAAACTTCTAAAGCCAATGAACAAGCCGGATTAACTATTTATAGAACCAATGAAAATCATTATACGTTATTAAAAGATAAAACTTCATTGGTGCTCTTAAAAACGTTCATGGGTAAAAAAACAGAAGTTACACGGATTCCTTATAAGCCTAAAGAAGTTTATTTGAAAGTAAAAGCGAATGATTTAGAGGTGCAATTCAGTTATGGTGCATCGATGGAATCACTACAACCCATAGGAGATAAACAAAGCCTTATTGTGATTGCCGATGGACAAGGAAATGCGATGTTTAATGGTCCTGGAATTGGTGTGTATGCTACCAGTAACGGTAAAAAATCAAATAATAATGCTGTTTTTGATTGGTTTACGTATGAAGAAAAGTAA
- the corA gene encoding magnesium/cobalt transporter CorA: MIKHLSITEGRYSIESGLELLNPHIIWIDIFNATKEEITEIEKYFNVELFTSQESEEIESSSKYNETEDEIGINLNFLRTEKRNHINEPVSFILKKNFLITQREQEYKTFFDTYKKIKSVQPKNGTDVLLSILDTRIDFDADLIEDLTDKISGISKGLVKDNNLEREILLKITAYQESTISIRENIIEKQRILSAILKSKFFPQKNYEIIQVMIKDVGSLLDHTSFNFERLEFLQNTFLGLVNMEQNRIIKIFTVVTVIFMPPTLIASMYGMNFKFIPELDKPWGYPFAIGLMIISSVLTLLFFKRKRWL; the protein is encoded by the coding sequence ATGATTAAACATTTAAGTATAACAGAGGGGCGATACAGCATTGAGTCAGGACTTGAATTATTGAACCCCCATATTATTTGGATTGATATTTTTAATGCAACCAAAGAAGAAATTACTGAAATTGAAAAGTATTTTAATGTTGAACTGTTTACTTCTCAAGAAAGTGAAGAAATTGAATCGAGTTCAAAATATAACGAGACGGAAGATGAAATAGGGATCAACTTAAACTTTTTACGTACTGAAAAACGAAATCATATTAATGAACCCGTTTCTTTTATCTTAAAAAAGAATTTTTTAATCACACAACGTGAGCAAGAATACAAAACGTTTTTTGACACCTATAAAAAGATTAAATCGGTACAACCTAAAAATGGAACTGATGTATTACTCAGTATCCTTGATACACGAATTGATTTTGATGCGGATTTAATTGAAGATTTAACGGATAAAATATCTGGTATTAGTAAAGGATTGGTAAAAGACAATAATCTAGAACGCGAAATTTTATTAAAAATAACGGCATATCAAGAATCAACTATTTCCATCCGTGAAAATATCATAGAGAAACAACGCATCTTATCAGCCATCTTAAAAAGTAAATTTTTTCCACAAAAAAATTATGAGATTATTCAAGTAATGATAAAGGATGTTGGTTCACTTCTAGACCATACCAGTTTTAATTTTGAGCGATTAGAATTTCTTCAAAATACGTTCTTAGGTCTCGTTAATATGGAGCAAAACAGAATCATTAAAATATTTACAGTAGTTACCGTTATTTTTATGCCACCTACGCTAATTGCCAGTATGTATGGTATGAACTTTAAATTTATACCAGAACTTGATAAACCTTGGGGTTATCCGTTTGCCATTGGATTAATGATCATTTCATCAGTGCTGACACTCTTGTTTTTTAAACGGAAACGTTGGTTGTAA
- a CDS encoding DUF2188 domain-containing protein: protein MPDKTKPNFWLDLISQFMELFLKSSNKRKRTYHQHVVPYEDRWAVRREGNKRITSKHKLQETAIRKAKRLAKKYKADVIIHRQDGTIRDRINYD from the coding sequence ATGCCTGATAAAACAAAACCTAATTTCTGGTTAGATCTCATTTCACAATTTATGGAGCTCTTTTTAAAAAGTTCCAATAAACGTAAACGAACCTATCACCAACATGTAGTTCCTTATGAAGACCGTTGGGCGGTTCGTCGTGAGGGAAATAAACGCATTACTTCTAAACATAAACTACAAGAAACTGCCATTAGAAAAGCAAAGCGATTGGCTAAAAAATACAAAGCCGATGTTATTATCCATCGGCAAGATGGCACCATAAGAGATCGGATTAATTACGATTAA
- a CDS encoding ASCH domain-containing protein — translation MKHLAIVLIFILMSCKNEPKTETKMETDTNGDIVTESESESQIDQSVYEMWNNYIKSNPEFKNQEIPESDFFHNNREDANRLAVLTINGKKKASSGLYSLYKQYNVDIPKVGTKQIITDFDGKAKAIIENSSVDTIPFNKISKDYAELDMGTDIEPLEKWKKAHWDFFESVLEESGEKPTEEMLVVCVTFETIWTEK, via the coding sequence ATGAAACATTTAGCTATTGTATTGATTTTTATTCTAATGAGTTGTAAAAACGAGCCAAAGACAGAAACAAAAATGGAGACGGATACGAATGGCGATATAGTGACGGAATCAGAAAGTGAGAGCCAAATTGACCAATCTGTCTATGAAATGTGGAATAACTACATCAAATCAAATCCTGAATTTAAAAACCAAGAAATACCGGAATCTGATTTTTTTCATAATAATAGAGAAGACGCCAATAGACTAGCAGTTTTAACAATAAATGGAAAAAAGAAAGCTTCATCGGGATTATATAGTTTGTATAAACAATACAATGTTGACATCCCAAAAGTTGGAACAAAACAAATAATAACAGATTTTGACGGTAAAGCAAAAGCGATCATAGAAAATAGCAGCGTAGATACCATTCCGTTCAATAAGATTTCCAAAGATTATGCTGAATTGGATATGGGGACGGATATTGAACCCCTAGAAAAATGGAAAAAAGCACATTGGGACTTTTTTGAAAGTGTATTGGAAGAAAGTGGTGAGAAACCAACCGAAGAAATGCTAGTAGTATGCGTAACATTTGAAACAATCTGGACAGAAAAGTAA
- a CDS encoding peroxiredoxin-like family protein, translated as MKGVDAIIKQAKDFQQGKDAIKIGQKAPSFKLPNPEGNSISLAALLNKGPVVITFYRGNWCPYCNLQLRALQARLDEIHALGATLVAISPQVPDGSMTKDEISAMDFIVLSDQEAKVASQYGVAWEVPAFLEEHMRVGRKLDLEKINNGNSNILPIPATFIVGRDEVVIWNYVNVDYRTRSEPEDIIKALQNLS; from the coding sequence ATGAAAGGTGTAGATGCTATTATCAAGCAAGCAAAGGACTTTCAGCAAGGTAAAGATGCCATTAAAATTGGGCAAAAGGCTCCTAGTTTTAAGCTACCAAACCCTGAAGGAAATTCAATATCTTTAGCTGCCTTGCTAAACAAAGGTCCCGTTGTTATTACTTTTTACCGCGGCAATTGGTGCCCCTATTGCAACTTACAACTTAGAGCCTTGCAAGCCCGACTAGATGAAATTCATGCATTGGGTGCTACATTAGTTGCCATTAGCCCACAAGTGCCTGATGGATCAATGACAAAAGATGAAATTAGTGCAATGGACTTTATTGTGCTCTCTGACCAAGAAGCCAAAGTTGCTTCGCAGTATGGAGTTGCCTGGGAAGTACCAGCGTTTTTGGAGGAACATATGCGTGTAGGCAGAAAACTTGATTTAGAAAAAATTAATAATGGCAATAGTAATATATTACCAATTCCAGCAACATTTATAGTTGGACGTGACGAAGTAGTTATATGGAATTATGTTAACGTTGATTACAGAACGCGTTCGGAGCCTGAAGATATTATTAAGGCGTTACAAAACTTGTCTTAA
- a CDS encoding haloacid dehalogenase type II, whose amino-acid sequence METKIRPKVLFFDVNETLLDLTKMKKEVGEALDGREDLLSLWFTTMLHYSLVVSASGRYEPFGHIGAAALQMVAANNNIIISEEDARKVILTSMRGLPAHREVKEALTQLKKAGYTLVAFTNSSNEGVQKQFESASLTDFFDKILSIEGVGKFKPFTDTYHWAAQKLEVKPEECMLIAAHGWDVGGALWAGWRAAFVSRPGQQIFPLAPKTEITESDLQKIATVLVSY is encoded by the coding sequence ATGGAAACTAAAATCAGACCAAAAGTATTATTCTTTGACGTTAACGAGACACTTTTAGATCTCACAAAAATGAAAAAGGAAGTTGGTGAAGCCCTCGATGGTAGAGAAGATCTATTATCATTATGGTTTACCACAATGTTACACTATTCATTAGTTGTTTCGGCTAGTGGACGCTATGAACCTTTTGGGCATATTGGTGCAGCAGCCTTACAAATGGTAGCGGCAAATAACAATATTATAATCTCAGAAGAAGATGCTCGTAAAGTTATTCTTACAAGTATGCGTGGTTTACCTGCACATCGTGAAGTAAAAGAAGCGTTAACTCAATTAAAAAAAGCGGGTTATACATTAGTAGCGTTCACCAATTCATCAAACGAAGGGGTTCAAAAGCAATTTGAAAGTGCTAGTTTAACTGACTTTTTTGATAAAATATTGAGTATTGAAGGGGTTGGTAAATTTAAACCCTTTACAGATACCTATCATTGGGCAGCACAGAAATTGGAAGTGAAACCTGAAGAATGTATGCTCATTGCAGCTCATGGTTGGGATGTTGGTGGTGCACTTTGGGCGGGTTGGAGAGCCGCTTTTGTGAGCAGACCCGGACAACAAATTTTTCCATTAGCACCCAAAACAGAAATCACGGAATCTGATTTGCAAAAAATAGCAACCGTTTTAGTTTCATATTAA